In Notamacropus eugenii isolate mMacEug1 chromosome 1, mMacEug1.pri_v2, whole genome shotgun sequence, one genomic interval encodes:
- the LOC140501933 gene encoding olfactory receptor 2C1-like produces MGRAKNSSFKGFILIGMSDHPELEMIFFVLMLLSYLLTLVGNFTIILISRLDVCLHTPMYFFLSNLASVDLAFTTSAVPQMLFNLSGPDKTISYAGCVTQLYVFFWLGATEAILLVVMSIDRYVAVCRPLHYMTIMNPQLCWQLASVAWLASLGNSLIQSTFTLQLPFCGHQEVNSFLCEVPSLIKLACGDTSLNEAVLNGVCAFFTAVPLSIILISYGYIARAVLKIPSAEGRKKAFNTCGSHLIVVFLFYISASSAYLLPVKSSFQDQDKFMPLFYSVVTPMVNPLIYTLRNKEVKGALRKVLGKWREELVREVGTSATEPNLERANTGSLKDQVLPTVKSWQPQARPGRRTP; encoded by the exons ATGGGAAGAGCCAAGAACAGTTCCTTTAAAGGTTTCATCTTGATTGGTATGTCTGACCATCCCGAGCTGGAGATGATCTTTTTTGTCCTTATGCTGTTGTCCTACCTGTTAACCTTGGTGGGCAACTTTACCATTATCCTAATATCGCGCCTGGATGTCTGCCTTCACACACCCATGTATTTTTTCCTCAGTAACCTTGCCTCTGTTGATCTTGCCTTTACCACAAGTGCAGTCCCTCAGATGCTGTTCAATCTGTCAGGTCCAGATAAAACCATCAGCTATGCTGGCTGTGTAACACAACTATATGTTTTCTTCTGGCTGGGTGCTACTGAGGCCATCCTCTTGGTGGTGATGTCAATTGATCGCTATGTAGCTGTCTGCCGGCCCCTCCACTACATGACTATCATGAACCCTCAGCTTTGCTGGCAGTTAGCCTCTGTTGCATGGCTAGCTAGCCTGGGAAATTCCCTAATTCAGTCAACATTCACTCTGCAGCTCCCATTTTGTGGACACCAGGAAGTCAACAGTTTCCTCTGTGAAGTGCCATCTCTAATCAAGTTGGCCTGTGGTGACACAAGCCTCAATGAGGCTGTACTCAATGGTGTTTGTGCCTTCTTCACTGCAGTGCCCCTGAGCATCATCCTCATCTCCTATGGTTACATTGCCAGGGCTGTCCTGAAGATTCCCTCAGCTGAAGGCAGGAAAAAGGCCTTCAATACTTGTGGCTCCCATTTGATAGTAGTATTCCTCTTCTATATCTCAGCCAGTTCTGCCTATCTACTGCCAGTCAAGAGTAGTTTCCAAGACCAGGACAAATTCATGCCTCTCTTTTATTCAGTAGTTACACCCATGGTGAATCCTCTAATCTACACTCTGAGGAACAAAGAGGTGAAGGGGGCACTAAGGAAGGTTTTAGGGAAATGGAGGGAGGAATTGGTGAGGGAAGTGGGGA CATCAGCAACTGAACCAAACCTGGAAAGAGCCAACACAGGCTCCTTAAAGGACCAGGTGTTGCCCACTGTTAAAAGCTGGCAGCCCCAAGCCAGGCCTGGGAGAAGGACCCCATGA